The DNA region AGCGCGCCGAGCTGACGACGCTGATCGGCGACCGTCGCTGAACCCCCGCGACGCGCACAACGACGGATCCGCCGAGCCAACGGCGGCCACGACCCGCTTCCTGGATCAACCGGGCGGCAGAGAGCCAGGGAGAACGTCCATGAGTGCCAGTTCGACCGGCGCGCCGAGCACCCTGCTCGACGCCGCCGACGCGGGTCGCCGCACCCGCGTCCGCCTGCTGATCGTGGCGATGCTGTTCGCCGCCACGACGATCAACTACGCCGACCGCGCGACCATCTCGATCGCCGGGCCCGACATGGCCAAGGAACTCGGCCTCTCGCCGGTCCAGATGGGCTACGTCTTCTCGGCCTTCGCGTGGTCCTACGTCCTCGCCCAGATCCCAGGCGGCTGGCTCCTCGACCGCTACAGCGTCAAGTGGGTCTACGCCGCCGCCGTCGCCCTGTGGTCGGGCTTCACGCTGGTCCAGGGCGCCGTCGGCTTCTTCACCGGCCTGACCGCGGTGGTGCTGCTCTTCGCCCTGCGGCTCGCCGTCGGCCTCACCGAGGCGCCGGTCTTTCCCGCCAATGCCCGGATCGTCGCCGCGTGGTTCCCGACCCGGGAACGCGGCATGGCCTCGGCGTTCTTCAACTCGGCGCAGTACTTCGCCACGGTGCTGTTCACGCCGCTGATGGCGTGGATCGTCCACAATTTCGGCTGGCACCACGTCTTCACCAGCATGGGCCTGCTCGGCATCGTCTTCGCGGTGGTGTGGCTGCGCGTCGTCGACAGCCCGAAGAACCACCCGTCGATGAACCAGGCGGAGCGGGACTACATCGAGGCCGGCGGCGCGCTGCTCGACATGGACGGGCAGAGCCGGACCAAGCAGGGCGATGCCGGCCGGACGCTGCGCCAGCTGCTCGCCAACCGGATGCTGCTCGGCATCTATGTCGGCCAGTACTGCATCACCGTGCTGACCTACTTCTTCCTGACGTGGTTCCCGGTCTACCTCGTCAAGGAGCGCGGCCTGTCGATCCTGCAGGCCGGCTTCGCGGCGGCTCTGCCGGCGCTCTGCGGCTTCATCGGCGGCATCCTCGGGGGCGTGATCTCCGACCTGCTCCTGCGCCGCGGCTTCTCGCTGACGGCGGCCCGCAAGATCCCGATCGTCGGCGGCATGCTGCTGTCGATGAGCATCATCGGCTGCAACTACGTCCAGGCGGACGCGGTGGTGGTCGGGCTGATGGCGCTCGCCTTCTTCGGCAAGGGCATCGGCGCGCTCGGCTGGGCGGTCGTCGCCGACACCTCCCCGCGGGAGAGCGGCGGCCTCTCGGGCGGCCTGTTCAACACCTTCGGCAACACCGCCGGCATCACCACGCCGATCGCGATCGGCTACATCGTCCAGAGCACGGGCTCGTTCAACGGCGCCCTGGTCTTCGTCGGCCTGAACGCCCTCGTCGCCTGCTTCTGCTACCTCGTGGTGGTCGGCGAGATCCGCCGCGTCGAGCTGAAGGCCCACTGACCCGCCCGCCGGACCGGCCGCCGGCCGGTCCGGCCCCGCATCGATCCCGCCTCGCGCCCGGCGCAGACCGGCCGGGGGCCCCCGAGGAGGACGCCATGCTGAACGAGAGCCGCCACGCCGCCCGCAACACGCCGACCGTGACCGCCATGAAGGTCGTGCCGGTCGCCGGCCACGACAGCATGCTGCTCAACCTCTCGGGCGCGCACGGGCCGTACTTCACCCGCAACCTCGTGATCCTGACCGACTCCACCGGCGCCACCGGACTCGGCGAGGTCCCCGGCGGCGAGGGCATCCGCAAGACCCTGGAGGATGCCCGGGATCTCGTGGTCGGGCAGCCGCTCGGCGCCTGGAACGCGGTGCTCAACGCCATGCGGACGCGCTTCGCCGACCGCGACGTCGGCGGGCGCGGCCTGCAGACCTTCGACCTGCGCATCACCATCCACGCGGTCACCGCCGTCGAGTCCGCCTTCCTCGACCTGCTCGGCCAGTACCTCGACGTGCCCGTCGCGGCGCTCCTGGGCGAGGGCCAGCAGCGCGACGCCGTCGAGATGCTGGGCTACCTGTTCTACGTCGGCGACCGCACCCGCACGGATCTCGGCTACCGCGCGCCGACCGCCCGCGACGGCTGGTTCCGCCTGCGGGACGAGGAGGCGCTGACACCGGAGGCCGTGGCCCGGCTCGCCGAGGCCGCCTACGACCAGTACGGCTTCAACGACTTCAAGCTGAAGGGCGGCGTGCTGCGCGGCGAGGACGAGATCGCCGCCGTCACCGCGATCCATGAGCGCTTCCCCAAGGCGCGGGTCACGCTCGACCCGAACGGCGCGTGGTCCCTCGCGGAGGCGATCCGCCTCTGCAAGGGCCAGGGCGACGTCCTGGCCTACGCGGAGGATCCCTGCGGCGCCGAGGGCGGGTTCTCGGGCCGCGAGATCATGGCCGAGTTCCGCCGCGCCACCGGCCTGCCCACCGCCACCAACATGATCGCCACCGACTGGCGGCAGATGAACCACGCGATCCAGCTCGGTGCTGTCGACATCCCGCTGGCCGACCCGCATTTCTGGACGCTCGCCGGCTCGGTCCGGGTGGCCCAGCTGTGCCGTGACCACGGCCTGACCTGGGGCTCGCACTCGAACAACCACTTCGACGTGTCGCTCGCGATGTTCACCCACGTCGCCGCGGCGGCGCCCGGCAACGTCACGGCGATCGACACGCACTGGATCTGGCAGGACGGCGAGCGCCTGACCAGGGAGCCGCTGGCGATCCGCGGCGGCCTCGTGCGGGTGCCGGAGCGGCCGGGCCTCGGCATCGAGCTCGACATGTCGGCGGTGGAGGAGGCCCACGCCCTCTACCGCGACCACGGCCTCGGCGCCCGCGACGACGCGGCCGCCATGCAGTTCCTGATCCCCGGCTGGACCTTCGACAACAAGAAGCCCTGCCTGGTCCGCTGAGGGCCGGCCCCGAAGCCTCAGACGCGCGAAGACAGCGGCGACCATTCCCGGCGCAGGATGGCGTACTGCATCGTGTTCTCGAAGATCGGGTTGCCCCGATCGTCGTCCACGAAGGAGATGAACTCGCGGAACAGGCCCTCGGGGCGCATCGTCAGCGCCTCGCACAGGCGGCGCGAGGCGGCGTTGTCCTCCTCGACATAGGCGTAGAGCCGCCGCGCACGCCGCTCGGAGAACAGGTATCCGAACAGGGCGGTCGCGGCCTCGAGGGCGTAGCCCGCGCCGCCGTACGCGGCGTTGAAGTTCCAGCCGACCGAGAAGGTGTCGGGCGGTTCGGGCAGGCAGAACAGGTCGCCGATCAGCCGGTCGGACGCGGCCAGGCACACGGCCACGTGCTCGTCGTCGCGGCCGCGCCGCACGGCCTCCGCCTCCGCGTCCGCCGGCGTGTCGAGGCGGCCGCTCTGGAAGCAGCGCGCCCGCGGGCGGTGCAGGTAGGCGAACAGGTCGGCGGCGTCGTCCGGCCTGAAACGCCGCAGGATCAGGCGGTCGGTCCGGATGTCGATCATCGGGTTCCCGGTCGGGGCCGCGCTACGCGGCCACGAGGTTGAAGGTGCGGTCGGCCGGCGCGAGGCTGACCCGCCGCCCCCAGTCGAAGGCGACGAAATCCTGCTCGATCCCGTCCGAGAACACCACGCCGCCCTCGTTCATCCGCGACACCACCGTGAGCGGCGCGCCGGCGAACTTGCCGCCGCGGAGATCGGTGCCGGTGGCGACGCTCGGGAACGGCTCGCGCACCCAGTAGCCGAAGGCCGCCTCCTCGATGCCGACCTCCACGGTGAGGTGCGTCGCCTCGCTGATCGAGCGCGCCCAGCCGGTCAGGCCGGTGCCCGAGGCCACGATCAGCCCGCTCGACGAGTGGTCCTCCGCCCGCGCCCCGTCGTCGATCCGGTAGCGCGCCGACTGGTGGCTGCGGTGGC from Methylobacterium sp. NMS14P includes:
- a CDS encoding MFS transporter; the protein is MSASSTGAPSTLLDAADAGRRTRVRLLIVAMLFAATTINYADRATISIAGPDMAKELGLSPVQMGYVFSAFAWSYVLAQIPGGWLLDRYSVKWVYAAAVALWSGFTLVQGAVGFFTGLTAVVLLFALRLAVGLTEAPVFPANARIVAAWFPTRERGMASAFFNSAQYFATVLFTPLMAWIVHNFGWHHVFTSMGLLGIVFAVVWLRVVDSPKNHPSMNQAERDYIEAGGALLDMDGQSRTKQGDAGRTLRQLLANRMLLGIYVGQYCITVLTYFFLTWFPVYLVKERGLSILQAGFAAALPALCGFIGGILGGVISDLLLRRGFSLTAARKIPIVGGMLLSMSIIGCNYVQADAVVVGLMALAFFGKGIGALGWAVVADTSPRESGGLSGGLFNTFGNTAGITTPIAIGYIVQSTGSFNGALVFVGLNALVACFCYLVVVGEIRRVELKAH
- the gudD gene encoding glucarate dehydratase, which encodes MLNESRHAARNTPTVTAMKVVPVAGHDSMLLNLSGAHGPYFTRNLVILTDSTGATGLGEVPGGEGIRKTLEDARDLVVGQPLGAWNAVLNAMRTRFADRDVGGRGLQTFDLRITIHAVTAVESAFLDLLGQYLDVPVAALLGEGQQRDAVEMLGYLFYVGDRTRTDLGYRAPTARDGWFRLRDEEALTPEAVARLAEAAYDQYGFNDFKLKGGVLRGEDEIAAVTAIHERFPKARVTLDPNGAWSLAEAIRLCKGQGDVLAYAEDPCGAEGGFSGREIMAEFRRATGLPTATNMIATDWRQMNHAIQLGAVDIPLADPHFWTLAGSVRVAQLCRDHGLTWGSHSNNHFDVSLAMFTHVAAAAPGNVTAIDTHWIWQDGERLTREPLAIRGGLVRVPERPGLGIELDMSAVEEAHALYRDHGLGARDDAAAMQFLIPGWTFDNKKPCLVR
- a CDS encoding GNAT family N-acetyltransferase, which encodes MIDIRTDRLILRRFRPDDAADLFAYLHRPRARCFQSGRLDTPADAEAEAVRRGRDDEHVAVCLAASDRLIGDLFCLPEPPDTFSVGWNFNAAYGGAGYALEAATALFGYLFSERRARRLYAYVEEDNAASRRLCEALTMRPEGLFREFISFVDDDRGNPIFENTMQYAILRREWSPLSSRV